The following coding sequences lie in one Arachis hypogaea cultivar Tifrunner chromosome 4, arahy.Tifrunner.gnm2.J5K5, whole genome shotgun sequence genomic window:
- the LOC112795301 gene encoding F-box/kelch-repeat protein At3g23880-like: protein MERKHMGMNDILPQELIYRILLRVPAGDLFRLRFISKLWHSLISHPDFAESHYDLNSATSSHSHFFLLKNCTNAWCVQLDTLFDVAAAPTTHKEVSLPSREMPHSLFRTIGSCRGFLLLNYQKPDLLVIWNPVTGSSKTISYSHIKVPRDDAIRYGFGFDASRDHYLIVLSWHDNSYHQHRLVCFSLRTNSWINLDAAFPKSMCRWKQQLSGFFLHGAIHWLCYSSQDYIDDGILIFHLKD, encoded by the coding sequence atggagaggaagcacATGGGCATGAATGACATCCTCCCTCAGGAGCTCATTTACCGAATCCTTCTAAGGGTACCCGCCGGAGACCTGTTTCGCCTCAGATTCATTTCAAAACTTTGGCACTCTCTCATATCCCATCCAGACTTTGCGGAATCACATTACGACCTCAACTCTGCCACATCTTCCCATTCGCACTTCTTCTTGCTAAAAAACTGTACTAATGCTTGGTGTGTTCAGCTCGACACGCTATTTGATGTTGCAGCAGCACCAACAACACACAAAGAGGTATCTCTCCCTTCTAGGGAGATGCCACATTCTCTTTTTCGTACCATAGGATCCTGCAGAGGCTTTCTTCTCTTAAACTACCAAAAACCAGATCTTCTTGTTATATGGAACCCAGTGACTGGATCCAGCAAAACAATATCTTACTCTCATATTAAGGTCCCGCGCGATGATGCAATTCGATATGGATTTGGTTTCGATGCATCACGAGATCACTATTTAATAGTTCTATCTTGGCATGATAATAGTTACCACCAACACCGTTTAGTTTGCTTTTCGTTGAGAACCAATTCATGGATTAATCTCGATGCAGCATTCCCCAAATCCATGTGTAGGTGGAAGCAGCAACTTTCTGGGTTTTTCTTACATGGCGCTATTCATTGGTTGTGTTACTCTAGTCAAGATTACATTGATGATGgtattcttatctttcatttgaaGGACTAA
- the LOC112797551 gene encoding short-chain dehydrogenase reductase 2a — MVAATEVMSDDRPIQGVPLHTTTPPDTTNLSSSSLNRLEGKIAIVTGGAKGIGEAAVRLFVKHGAKVVIADVDDTHGSNLANSLFPSATYVHCDVSIEQDMDNLVTSTVSKYGKLDIMFNNAGVLGDQSNSKKSIVNFDPDEFDMIMRVNVKGVALGIKHASRVMIPNGIGSIINTASVAGVMGGLGPHSYTASKHAILGLTKNTACELGRHDIRVNSISPFGVATSLLVNAWHTSEEAEGNNVNLPSHEEVEKIEEFVRGLANLRGVTLRSSDIAEAALFLASEESKYVSGHNLVVDGGITSTRNCIGL, encoded by the exons ATGGTTGCAGCTACAGAAGTTATGTCTGATGATAGACCCATTCAAGGAGTGCCTCTTCACACAACAACACCACCAGACACCACCAATTTATCGTCCTCTTCCTTAAATAG GTTGGAAGGGAAAATTGCGATTGTAACTGGTGGTGCCAAGGGAATAGGTGAAGCAGCAGTGAGACTGTTTGTGAAACATGGCGCAAAGGTTGTAATTGCTGACGTGGACGACACACATGGTTCCAATCTTGCAAACTCACTCTTTCCATCAGCGACCTACGTCCACTGTGACGTCAGCATAGAACAAGACATGGACAATTTGGTAACTTCCACAGTCTCCAAATACGGCAAACTGGACATAATGTTCAACAACGCCGGTGTGCTAGGCGACCAATCAAATTCCAAGAAGAGCATTGTCAATTTTGACCCTGATGAGTTTGACATGATAATGAGGGTCAACGTTAAAGGTGTTGCATTGGGAATTAAACATGCTTCAAGGGTCATGATTCCTAACGGAATTGGTTCAATAATCAACACTGCTAGTGTTGCGGGTGTTATGGGTGGTCTTGGTCCACATTCTTACACCGCTTCAAAGCATGCTATTCTTGGACTCACTAAGAACACTGCTTGTGAGTTAGGGAGGCATGACATAAGGGTAAATTCAATTTCACCATTTGGGGTTGCCACGTCATTGCTTGTTAACGCGTGGCATACTAGTGAGGAGGCGGAGGGTAATAATGTAAATTTGCCTTCGCATGAGGAAGTTGAGAAGATTGAGGAGTTTGTTAGAGGGCTTGCAAATTTGAGAGGGGTAACTCTGAGGTCGTCGGATATTGCTGAGGCTGCACTTTTTCTTGCTAGTGAAGAATCTAAGTATGTTAGTGGCCATAATCTTGTTGTGGATGGTGGAATCACTTCTACAAGAAATTGCATTGGCCTTTAG
- the LOC112795300 gene encoding uncharacterized protein yields the protein MSAKEIRGEQGRACIREKGGSYFERDNIVVVSGKQGDLLPPSVIFTQEAKNYLAEPYKDAIVIKVLGKHYSYTALSHKLRTVWRIKGGFDLLDVGFDYFLVKFDVAEEREKVLLGGPWMIEGNYVVVKPWDQEFRSSENCFGATLVWIRIFKLPIWCYQEDAMLRIAAAVGIPVKIDLATKLAERGRYARACVQIDLGLSVTKILVEGIEYEVEYESLHLICASCLKFGHDMKVCKTDSNAGGVTNAKEVGDVAKQPESSNSKNSMHVKMASFNFGKNLGDETVNVAVSNLVESDLHAVHVDHAQHEDLEG from the exons ATGTCGGCGAAAGAGATAAGGGGAGAGCAGGGGAGGGCTTGCATCAGGGAAAAAGGAGGATCATACTTCGAGAGGG ATAACATTGTGGTAGTTTCTGGGAAGCAAGGAGATCTCTTACCACCGAGTGTCATATTTACCCAAGAAGCTAAGAATTATTTGGCAGAACCATATAAGGATGCTATAGTGATTAAGGTGCTAGGTAAACATTATAGCTACACTGCATTGTCTCATAAACTCCGAACGGTATGGCGGATTAAGGGAGGTTTTGATTTATTAGACGTAGGGTTTGACTACTTTCTTGTGAAGTTTGATGTGGCTGAGGAGCGAGAAAAGGTTCTCTTAGGAGGCCCATGGATGATTGAGGGAAATTATGTGGTAGTGAAGCCTTGGGATCAAGAGTTTAGATCAAGTGAAAACTGTTTTGGAGCAACTTTAGTGTGGATTAGAATTTTCAAATTACCAATTTGGTGCTACCAAGAAGATGCAATGCTCCGTATTGCGGCTGCAGTTGGCATTCCCGTCAAGATTGATTTGGCAACAAAATTAGCTGAAAGAGGACGATATGCTCGAGCCTGTGTTCAGATAGATTTAGGATTGTCAGTGACTAAGATTCTTGTTGAAGGTATTGAATATGAGGTTGAATATGAAAGTCTTCACCTTATTTGTGCCTCATGTCTCAAGTTTGGTCATGATATGAAGGTGTGCAAGACTGACAGCAATGCGGGAGGAGTAACTAATGCCAAAGAGGTCGGTGATGTAGCAAAGCAGCCAGAaagttcaaattcaaaaaattcaatgCATGTGAAAATGGCAAGTTTTAATTTTGGCAAGAATCTTGGAGATGAGACTGTAAATGTGGCTGTCTCGAATTTGGTGGAGAGTGATTTGCATGCTGTTCATGTAGACCATGCACAACATGAGGATTTGGAAGGCTAG